The following DNA comes from Hordeum vulgare subsp. vulgare chromosome 3H, MorexV3_pseudomolecules_assembly, whole genome shotgun sequence.
ACGAGCGCGCGGTCAGCATCTGCAGGTAAACCACACGGGCGCCTCCAACCGCCAAAACGACCACATCGCCCACCAACCCCCGCCCTTCCCACCGATACCCGGGGCCCCCGTGAGCGCCGGACCCACGTGTCCGTGACCTTTAGAGGCCGAGAAAAGGGTAACCCCGCCTTTGCAGGGGTAAACCCGCTCGAGATCTATCCCAATTCCCGACCTCACATCCCCTACTCGACTCGACTTCGTTTAAACCCAAACCCTAATCTCGACAGAGCCTAAACCCtagctcgggcggcggcggcggcagcggtcATGGACGGTGGCGGAGGCGTAGGAGGAGGTATGGGACCCGTCGGCGGCGGGGTGGGAGGCATGGTGGGacccgtcggcggcggcggcggcggcggcgggagcgaCGTCGAGCTTGTCAGCAAAACACTGCAGTTCGAGCACAAGCTCTTCTACTTCGATCTGAAGGAGAACCCGCGGGGGAGGTacctcaagatctccgagaagacGTCCACCACGCGCTCCACCATCATCGTGCCCATCGCTGGCGTCGCCTGGTTCCTCGACCTCTTCGACTATTACATCCGCACCGACGAGCGCGATGTCTTCAGCAAGGAGCTACGCCTCGACACCAAGGTCCGCTCGCCCTCTCCACGGTTAATTTATTTAACCCTCGCTGGTTTCGCTCTCGCCCGCTGCTAAATTTCCCATTGGCTCTCGCAGGTGTTCTACTTCGATATTGGGGAGAACAAGAGAGGCCGTTACCTTAAGGTGACGTAACGTTCCTGCAGAATTTCTTGTTTTGTCAAATTTGGTGTGGTAGAATTTCCCAATTGGTATATGGGGAATCCATTCTTGAGAAGCTCAACTGTTTAGCTAAAACGGGAAATAGGTGCGTGTCGATTTAGTAAGGGAAAGGTAGCGTTTTCGTCTTCCTCTCCTGGTCCATTAAACCTCAACTCGTTCTTTTACATAGGTCTGAGCTTCCGTTTCCTAAAATGGCATATATTGATTTAAATAATGATAGAGGATGTCTATCAAGTTGTATGCTGGAGCATGGACCTACACCTACTTGTCAGAGACGAGATCTTTTCTGACCAGACTCCAAGTTAAGAGGCTGCTTTGGGCTTTGAACCCAAAGGTTGGAGGACCAAAAGGGAACCTTCCCCTTTAGTTAGTAGCTGTGTTTTCTCAGATTTTGGCTTCCCTTAATCTGTCAGTTTCACCTTTACTGGCTGTCTTGCAATCTATTTAGTATGAAGCTGGTTCCAACTAAGCAAAAATAGCATCCCTGCTGTCTGTTCATGACAATATTCTACTGTGCAGACCATTATTGACACTTAACTTGTTCATAGAATTGATCTTTGAATCTTATGTGGAAAAGGAAGAGGATACAAGATAGTCTGGGTTTTGTGGTTATACTTATAACCTGGCTATTGCCTGCGTTATGTTGGAAATTGTGTTTCTTTCTACTCTGTTCGAGGCTAGTATATTGATTTTCCCTCATCTTTCTATGCCCTTCAGTTTTTTCTGTACTCGATGAGATTATAGTCTTGATATTGAATTGTACTTTCTTGAGTGTTGAACTTGTGTTCGGTTTTGTTGTAAAGTTATCCGTTGTGGAGCACTTGTGGTTCCAAAGATGAACAGAAAAATTAATCTCAATGTTCAGACAACCATGGAAGGAATATTCAAACTGAATAGTGTTTTGAAAAGTACAAAATTTGGCATGCTACTGACTCTTTGTCTCTAATAATACCGTACTAGGTCATTTTAATAGGAAATTGGTTGTTTGTCCCTTTATCGGAATCTTCTGGATTTGTTTGGTGATGTTACTGAAAACTACGAGTTAGTATCCTGAATGTATTTGCTGTGTCTTAATTGTGTTCCTCAATGGCAACTTGTTTGAGCAACCGAAGATATCCATTGATAGTTTCATACTGCAAATCCATTTTAAGGTTGCCAAAGCCTGAAATCATATAACTACAGAGGATACTAAAAGCAAGAGGAAAGGGAATATACTCGCAGAAAATTGAGTACTTAACATCAGACAAGCCCTTAGTGCATTTAATAGTCTTATGTGTGCTTCATATAAAGTCTCTAATTTATGACTAATAATATTATCTACTCCCTCTGCAAGCTAATGTAAGACTTTTTAGATCACTAAATTATATTGTTCTAAAACgtcttatactccctctgtctcacaattcttgtcttaagtttgtctagaaatggatgtatcaaagtactaaaacttgactagatacattcatatctagacaaatctaagacaagaattttgggacggaggaagtattagtttacagaggtagTAGTAAATTATTTTATGTCGCTTTATTGACTTATTGTGTTAATAAAAATATGACCTCGACATTATTCAGTTACCTGAACTTTTTCCTAAATGTCTTTGAACAACTCTCGTCCTGTGAATATTTGCTTTAGTTATATTCTGTTTTTCTTTATGTTAATTGCCAGAATTTTGTATTCATTCTCCTAAATGATTCCAACATCTTCCTATCTTTTTTTGTTCTCATAATGATTTATTTTGGCGCATGTTGAAGTCTTAACTGCCAAAAGGATTTTTAATAGAGTATTAGCAGCCTAGTTATTTTGGCCTCTCCAGTGAAATTAAATTTTCCTTTAACACAAGCAAGAGTGCAGTAGGTTTCAGTTCCGTCACATGTCCCAGCAAACATCTTGTGGATGAGGGAATATCCTGTACATATGTTTCAAAGTGGATACTGTGGTTAGAAACTAGTAATTACACATGATCATCcagcaaccaaaagtccgaactaatggaaagggctagtgcaatctgttacagtatatgtggattgcactagccctttccatcagttcagacttttggttgcgttggctagtgcatgaagcttaacatggtatcggaGCTAacgtcttgagttcaagtcctggttTTCGCAATTTATTAAAAAATTGCTGGTTGCCCACCTTTGTGTCCATGTagaggcctcttgagtcatacgtgagtttcgcgcgccgtcgctctcttccggttgcccgtgttgacttgtcttccccgtcacacgtgagagggggtgttacagtatatgtggattgtgttaagcttcatgcactagccaacgcaaccaaaagcccgaactgatggaaagggctagtgcaatccacatatactgtaacaccccctctcacgtgtgacgaGGAAGATAAGTCAACACGTGCAACCGGAAGAGAGCGACGGCGCGTGAAACTCACGTATGACTCAAGGGGCCTCTACGTGGACACAAAGGGGGGGCTACCAGCAATTTTTTAATAAATCGCGAAaaccaggacttgaactcaagacgttagctctgataccatgttaagcttcatgcactagccaacgcaaccaaaagtccgaactaatggaaagggctagtgcaatccacatatactgtaacacaTGGATCGGCGGGGTGAACCACTGTTTATCTTTGCTTCTACAGTACATGCTTTGCTGTCTTTGCTTCTTAATTACACGTGGTAGTGTATGTGTTTGCCTTGACATGATTACAATATTCACCTATTGACACAATTCTCTTCAGGTTTCGGAGGCATCTGTCAATAGAAACCGTAGCACGATAATTGTTCCGGCTGGTAGCTCTGGCGAAGAAGGTTGGGAAGCATTTAGGAATGTACTGTTAGAAATCAATGACGAAGCTTCCCGACTCTACGTTCTTCCAAATCATCCAAGTCAGGTATAACAAATTTAACCTGTTTCTTGCTTATTTATGGGCTCCAATGACATCGGCATTAATTTTTCTGATATTTTATTTGTCAGCAACACCTGGAACCTCCAGAGCGCCTTCCTGGCCTTTCTGACGATGTTGGTGCTGGATTTATAGCTGGGCATGGCAGCCAATCTGCATCTGTACCAGAGGTAGACGTTGATGGGCCTCCTATTGAAGAATTTAGTGGCATGGGGCTGTCTAAGGTGATTAGGGCAGATCAAAAAAGGTTTTTCTTTGACCTGGGCAGCAACAACAGGGGTCATTATTTGAGGATTTCCGAGGTATAATATTCTTTATTATCACTCGTGACACTGATAACTCTACCCCCGTACCAGAGTAAGATCCCATTATTATCCGGCTTGATGCAGGTTGCTGGAGCTGATCGTTCGTCGATAATCTTGCCGCTTTCTGGTTTGAAGCAGTTCCATGAGATGGTGGGACACTTTGTAGATATAATGAAGGACAGACTTGAAGGAATGACGGGCGCGAACGTGCGCACAGTCGAGCCCAGCCAGAGATGATTAGCTCGACTTTGTGGCCCTTACTGCTGTTATGTCTCCTCTAGGATTTGTGTAAGTGATGTGGTGTGTGGTTGCGTAGATCATGCAGTATTAATTCATCTGATGGGGATAATAATGTTTGatgtttagtttttttttttttgaattctgTGGCGAGGATTGATTTGCTTGGGACCTTTTCTGTTGAGGAATAATAAGCAGTATGATGTTAGTGGGTGGTATatgttgcttgcttgtgttctctgGTGGTATATGTTCGTGAGGCAGAGTTGGTTGAGTAGGGTTGCATGTGTTCTGTGGTATAATCGCAGCCCTCCTCAAATTGATCTTTTTCACTTCCATCTGGTTTGTGTTCTGGAATGTTGTGTGTCCTCTATCTTTCTTAATCCAGACCAAGGTCAAAATTCTACAGAATGAGGGTATATCTGGGCAGTTCTTCGTTGTAACAATATCCGAGTAGTTTTTGTCTGGTGCCATTTTGTATACGTACACTTTATCTGGTGGCATTTACTTGCATTGATAGACAGCTGGGAAAATGCTACCCACGAAAGGGCTTCAAAGAATTTTTTTCTACAAAATTCTTTAGAATTGCTACAATTTTTCTTTTCTAAACCTGAAGAGGCCACCTAAACTTTGCTAGGAGTGAGTAGAAGGATCTCTTTCTGAATGAAAACCCCTCGGGCCTTGTTTGTTACTAGGGTTTTTAAGGAAATTGATGGGATAATCCTCACAGGAATTggatgaaacctcaaccttcatcTAATCTCTTCAAATCCTCATTTATCCTCAATCCACTAGGTAGGGGTGGTGTATTGTGTATTGAAAAAAAATGCACTAGAATTTAAGGATTTATAAAGAAATGTGAGGATGAAatatgtcaaatacactagaatcAAATGGTGTCATGGGATATGTGTGAATTTAGGGGTTTGACCGAAATAATCCTCACTAATTTCTAAAATACACCGGTATCAAACAAGGCCTCATTGTTTATTCTGTTGTCAGAGGAGCGCCCCTCCCTGTTGTCAGACGTGGGACGGGGGAGCCGCACAACCGAACCCAAGCCTGCTGTTTCAGCCATGGAGTAGGTGGCGGGAGAGTCGAGTTGGAGCCTTGTAGGTAAGAGAGAGAAGCTGCCGGGATTCTCTTTCGAGCGAGAGTGCGCTGGTACTGATACTGAAGGATTTGGTTTTTTAATTTAAAACTTGGGGGGCTCCGCTCAACCGGCTCTATAAATTTTTGCATTGGATCTAGAGCCTGCCCGTCTTTGATTCGGCTCAACAATGGAGATGGTTTTGGCCGCAGCTAACTGTGCCGGTGCCTTCTCGTTCAACAACCCCAAAAAGCTCCTCAAATCGCGTCGATCCTCGCTCCAAATGCCGGCGTGCAGATCGGGCCCCGACGCGCCGCTCGCCATGTCGTCCGCCGCCGCACCGGAGGAGCCGCGCCCGGTGCGCCTGGGCATCATGGGCTGCGGCTCCATCGCGCGCAAGGTCGCGCGCTCAATGCTGctcgtccccgccgccgacgtggCCGCCGTGGCCAGCCGCTCCGAGGGGAAGGCGCGCCTCTTCGCCGCCGACAACGGCCTCCGGAGCGGCACGCGCATCCACGGCTCATACGAGGCGCTCCTCGACGACCCGGACATCGACGCCGTGTACATGCCGCTCCCCACCAGCCTCCACGTCAAAtgggccaccgccgccgccgagcgAGGCAAGCACCTGCTCCTCGAGAAGCCCACCGCGCCCTGCGCCGCCGACCTCGAGCGCATCCTCGCCGCCTGCGAGGCCAACGGCGTCCAGTTCATGGACTCCACCATgtggatgcaccacccccgcactGCCAAGATGCGTCAGCTCGTCGCCGATCAGGACACCATCGGAGACGTCAGATTTGTAAGTGCTCGCACACCACATTATGTTGAAACTGTCATCATTTTCGTTTTCTGAATCCACTTTACTTTAGGATCTTAACAACGTAGCGTATGCCCTTCGAATCATGTTGCACGCTTTTACTAATCCCATTTCGTGGTTGTAAATTATAATTTTGCTTTCCGGGTACAGAAATATTTGATTGTCGATGCAATCCATGACGTATTTGTTCTAGCCTAGATGTGGACCACTTAATAACCCATCACACACCAAAATAATACATTGGTCCTGTTTGGATACTTTAACTCGGTTAGAGGTTATTCTAACCCTagactaaccctaaactaactttAACTAAAAAAAATGTTTGGATGATAGGGCTAGATTGTCAATAAATGCATTTTTTTCAATCATTTGACTTCTTTAACCAGGATTTGATGTGGTGGAGATAGAAAAAAAAATAACTTTTTCTGGGTTCCACCTAACTCTAACCTAAATAAACACCTTTTGGGTGGGTTAGTTCTTTTgaatgggttagatgcatctaaccaactcttaACCCTCCTGTTTGGATGTTTAGGGGTTAGTGCGGTCCAATCTAACCAGCTCTAACTCTAACTCATGGATTCAAACAGGGCCATTCTCTTGACACCTCAGACACACATGTATTTTTTTCTAAACAATTGAGACACACGTATGTTAGACATGTGGTTTGATCCCTGATGGATTGAGAGTACAACTATAATCCTAACAAGCCAAACACATGTTAATTCTAAGCGTTAAAAGATTCTCTAGTGAACTCTGAGCGTGGTGCCGGAGCCAGTTGCAGTTTGTCGTTGTATCCAGCACGGGCTAGTAGCCTAGTTGCCTTTTGGTACCAACCAATAAAAAAAACTTTGTGGAATGCTTGAACTCTCGCTACTGAACCTTACTGGGTTGTGAGATGATTTTGGCTTTTGAACAATCTGAAAAGGAATAGCTTCAAAGGCTCTGCCAGAATATGACTTGGGGAGCAACATTACATTGCAAAGTACAGTACTAACCTCGTGTGTCCAAGACTGCACGATGTTCTTACACTAATGAAACCATATAACTTGCCACCTGATACAAAGGCATAGTTCATCATCCACCACAGAAGGTACTGTTCTTAAACAACAATGAACACTATAAATGACTACATAAACCACCATATAATTGGATGCTCAGTTGCTCACACTCCAaaggaagaataaaagaagacaaAATGTCACTGCAGACTGCACAGTACCCCAagacatgaaaatgaaaaagaaaaactgaaagcATTCGTAAGCAGGATACAACAGCTTGACAATGGTCTACAGCCTTGAGTTCAGATTAACATGTTGATACTGCTGGAAGTGTTGAAACTGGCATTAAAAGGCGAAACTGAGGCTGACTTTGTCTCAAAGTGGCTAAAACCTCTAGTTTATGAGTTTGTTGGGGACAGAGAAGACAACGGATACCACACATTCAAATTGTTGCCTGTTACTCCCATAGCAACAATTTATGAGTTTGGTTGGGAGTAGTAGTACTTGAACTCTGAAACCTATAGCACATACATGGATTCTGAATGCTCATGAAATGATCTATTCCCATTCTGCATGCGCCAAGTGTTCCCCAACTAACAGTGTGACGATCTATTCTCTGACATAACCCCACACCGTTGTTGTCAACTTAATATGGAACTTATACAATTGTCACCATTCAGCTGTGAAGATAAATAATTGTATTTTCTCTCTTACGCTGCTTCAGATAAACACCATGGTCAGCTTTCTAGCAAACGAAGATTTCCTCCAGAATGACATCAGGGTAAAGCCGGACCTTGATGGCCTGGGTGTGCTGGGTGATATCGGGTGGTACTGCATCCGTGGAATCCTGTGGGCTGTTGACTATGAGCTGCCCAAGAATGTGGTTGCTCTCCGTCACCCTGTCAAAAACCAAGCTGGCGTTCTGCTTGCTTGCGGCGCGTCGCTCTACTGGGCCGACGGCAAGGTCGCCACCTTCCACTGTTCTTTCCTTACCAACCTGACCATGGACCTCACCGTCGTCGGCACCAATGGTACTATTCATGTCACCGACTTGGTCATTCCGTACGAAGAGAAGTCTGCTCCGTTCAGCGTCGCCTCCAAGACAAACTTCGCCGAACTCTCAACTGGATGGGATCCACATCCGAGCAAGCATGTTGTCACGACGGACCTACCCCAGGAGGGGCTCATGGTCCAGGAGTTCTGTAGGCTGGTGCAGAGCATCAGAGATGCGGGTGCCAAGCCTGAGGGGAAGTGGCCGGGCATCACCCGAAAGACACAGATTGTCGTGGATGCAGTGAAGACTTCTATTGACAACGGATTTGAGTCGGTCGTTGTTGCCAGCTAAATACAACACATAACTAGTCGTTCTCATGTTATATCTTCCAGACCATGACAAATCTATCTATTGAAGTAATTTGAAAGATTCTTATCATATTGAGGATAGTATTGCAACGATCAAGTAAGAGTTATTAATAATTTTTGTTGTGTAATACATGGGGAATATGGATGCTTTGAAAGATCCACAAAGTATTTTCTACGTCAACCTGACAAACTGAAATAATtcctttcattcaaaaaaaaaaaactgaaataattccagaaaaccgTACAATGTCACTCAGATTCCTGTTTCGTCAGACTACTTACAATGGagagtaacatagagtagtaacataTATATGTTATTAGTCTAAATTACTATCTCCACAATGGATGGTAACATAGGGGTagtaacattgagtctatcatttATTAGGCTATAGACTCATCTTGCTTTGGTATCCgctatctcccctaataataaagcgcgcagcgcttctgtcgtccgtcgtcggtcattttgcagaaaagccctcACAGTTTTAGGTAATTAACCCACAGTCCAATTTTAAGTCACAACGAACCGTTTTctgtcattttgcagaaaagcccacacagttttagataatcaacccgcagtccatcttttagtcacagccgaaccgttttttttatatttttcagaAAACTCCCTGATGTTTCAAGTAACCAACCCGCCCTCCCTATTTAAGTCAGACGAAACgcttttttttgttttaacaaaaaaaacccgACTtctcagttaatcaatccatattttatctaaaacaaaattatccatatcttttaaaccgtaacttcgattttaacatgttatatacgaaatttgattgaaaaaatgtgtagaatctaaataggatgttatttttagctgttgaatacttcttaaatattatttttggt
Coding sequences within:
- the LOC123443425 gene encoding uncharacterized oxidoreductase At4g09670-like, which produces MEMVLAAANCAGAFSFNNPKKLLKSRRSSLQMPACRSGPDAPLAMSSAAAPEEPRPVRLGIMGCGSIARKVARSMLLVPAADVAAVASRSEGKARLFAADNGLRSGTRIHGSYEALLDDPDIDAVYMPLPTSLHVKWATAAAERGKHLLLEKPTAPCAADLERILAACEANGVQFMDSTMWMHHPRTAKMRQLVADQDTIGDVRFINTMVSFLANEDFLQNDIRVKPDLDGLGVLGDIGWYCIRGILWAVDYELPKNVVALRHPVKNQAGVLLACGASLYWADGKVATFHCSFLTNLTMDLTVVGTNGTIHVTDLVIPYEEKSAPFSVASKTNFAELSTGWDPHPSKHVVTTDLPQEGLMVQEFCRLVQSIRDAGAKPEGKWPGITRKTQIVVDAVKTSIDNGFESVVVAS
- the LOC123443424 gene encoding transcription factor Pur-alpha 1, which translates into the protein MDGGGGVGGGMGPVGGGVGGMVGPVGGGGGGGGSDVELVSKTLQFEHKLFYFDLKENPRGRYLKISEKTSTTRSTIIVPIAGVAWFLDLFDYYIRTDERDVFSKELRLDTKVFYFDIGENKRGRYLKVSEASVNRNRSTIIVPAGSSGEEGWEAFRNVLLEINDEASRLYVLPNHPSQQHLEPPERLPGLSDDVGAGFIAGHGSQSASVPEVDVDGPPIEEFSGMGLSKVIRADQKRFFFDLGSNNRGHYLRISEVAGADRSSIILPLSGLKQFHEMVGHFVDIMKDRLEGMTGANVRTVEPSQR